A genomic window from Luteolibacter sp. LG18 includes:
- a CDS encoding LacI family DNA-binding transcriptional regulator, which translates to MNHPLPHNRITQKDVAQALRLAQSTVSMALRGDPSIPVQTREEVRHAALAMGYRPNPTGAALAHFRASSRHQPVQAALAWLNCWDDPARLRGYREFDCYWEGASKAAHGLGYRLEEFVVNRELTLERFGEILHARNINGILLPPGPTPPGWERFDWSGFSVVRLSQPGRKCDLEACAVAGDQTRNGMLAFDSMQKLGYSRIGYCGLHWQDRLFCAGFLWGQQQTEGEDRIPPLLLSSEQRAEWDSRLETWLEECRPDAILTDLPEMPAMLADAGLRVPQDIGLAAMGTLDCPIDAGIHQNPHEIGRTAVMMLASLINDRIHGVPLIRQTLLIGGSWVNGSSLPEKRTAISRGLSVVPIAAAV; encoded by the coding sequence ATGAACCATCCACTGCCGCACAACCGGATCACCCAGAAAGACGTGGCGCAGGCCCTCCGGCTTGCCCAATCCACCGTCTCGATGGCCTTGCGGGGCGATCCGTCGATCCCCGTCCAGACCCGCGAGGAGGTGCGCCATGCCGCGCTGGCCATGGGTTACCGGCCGAATCCCACCGGAGCCGCGCTCGCCCATTTCCGCGCCTCGTCCCGCCACCAGCCGGTCCAGGCCGCGCTGGCGTGGCTGAATTGCTGGGACGATCCCGCGCGGCTCCGAGGCTACCGTGAGTTCGACTGCTACTGGGAAGGGGCCTCCAAGGCCGCCCACGGGCTCGGGTACCGGCTGGAGGAGTTCGTCGTGAACCGGGAGCTGACCCTCGAGCGTTTCGGAGAAATCCTCCACGCGCGCAATATCAACGGGATCCTGCTGCCTCCGGGGCCGACTCCGCCGGGCTGGGAGCGCTTCGATTGGAGCGGGTTCTCCGTCGTCCGCCTCAGCCAACCCGGCCGCAAGTGCGATCTGGAGGCCTGTGCCGTCGCCGGTGACCAGACGCGCAATGGCATGCTGGCCTTCGATTCGATGCAGAAGCTCGGCTACTCCCGCATCGGCTACTGTGGCCTCCACTGGCAGGATCGCCTGTTCTGCGCCGGGTTCCTTTGGGGCCAGCAGCAGACGGAAGGGGAGGACCGCATTCCGCCGCTCCTCCTCTCCAGCGAGCAGCGTGCCGAATGGGATTCCCGGCTGGAAACCTGGCTGGAGGAGTGCCGCCCGGACGCGATCCTCACCGACCTTCCCGAAATGCCCGCCATGCTCGCGGACGCGGGTCTCCGGGTTCCCCAGGACATCGGCCTCGCCGCCATGGGCACGCTCGATTGTCCCATCGATGCCGGCATCCACCAGAATCCCCACGAGATCGGCCGCACCGCGGTGATGATGCTCGCCTCGCTCATCAACGACCGCATCCATGGCGTCCCGCTCATCCGTCAGACGCTCCTGATCGGCGGGAGTTGGGTGAATGGCTCGTCCTT